CTCTGGCGAAAAAAATATCTGCTGGAGCTTGAGGCGGGTTTGAAACCGAAAATCTGATCTAATTTCTGGGGACTTTTTGTAGTTGCTCGATTTATCGAGCAAAATGCCCAATGAATTGGGCAACTACAAACGCGTAATGCCGGACGTTTCTGTCGGGCGTTTTTTCAGTTGTAGCGTCCTCACTCCTGTGAGGACGCCTATTTTCTTAGGAGAGGTTGTTTGTTCGTTGCCACAGGAGTGGCAACGCTACACTATTTTGCTTTTACAAAGTTCGTAGCGTCCGACCTCGCTGGAAGCGGGATATCGGGCGTTTTTATGTGTATACTGACCTCACCCTGGCCCTCTCCTAAAAGGAGAGGGTATTTCGTAGCGCGACCCTTTCAGGGTCGCCAATTATTTTGTAGTTGCTCGATTTATCGAGCAAAATGCCCAATAAATTGGGCAACTACAAGCCGTTGGAGCCCGACGTTTTTATGCTAAATACATCCTGTGATAATGTGTTTTTTTGTAGGGACAGAACAGTGTTCTGTCCCTACAGATTTCAATCGTTGCCACAGGAATGGAAACGCTACCAACTGACAAATTTTTTCCTTGACAAACAGCATTTAGATTTGCTAAAATTGGATAATAAAAAAGCTTCTTGCCAGTTTTTACTTAGAGCAAAACCTTTAACCCTTTAACTTAAGGAGGGGAAATGAGTGGAACCAGAGTTTTTGTTACCACCGTGTTGGGTTTTATCTTTGGCATCATCGCTTATCTTATGACCCGTGGGATGCCGGGTTTGAGTGCAGGGATTTACTGGTCAATCGTCTTCGAGGGAGGAATCTTAGGCTTTATCATCGGGATCTCAGGTTTCAAATTCAACTATGTGGTGCATGGAATAATCATGGGCGCAATCGTCTACTTGCCGGCAGCTCTGCCTGCGCTTCCCATGGGTGGATTCCTCAGATACTGGGTTTCAGGTATGGTTTACGGCGCTCTAATTGAAATTATCTCTCACCTGATCATCAGGGAGAAAACAGCAGAGATGCCCCAGCCTCAAGCAGGTTGACAACTGGTCAAAGGAAATCAAGCTCCGATCAATCTGAGGAATGGACTGTAAACCTTCTCGTTTACCAGTTTACCAAACAATTAAGGTTTATTTTCCAGGATATTCTAATTAAAGAAATCGAATAACACTTAAAACATCCACCCCTTTAAAAGGAGTTCCAAATGGCTGTTGATCTGAAGTTGGTCGAATGGATTAAAGCTAACCGGGCAAGGTTTAGCCGTGCCGAGCTGATCGAGAAGCTTAAAGCTGAGGGTCATCCAGAACAGGATATAGTAGACAGCTATGACTCAGTAGTAAAAATGGGAACAGAAGGAGGCATAAAACCATCAAAGTCTATGGTTGCTACGGTCATATTGTCTATAATAATCCCGGGAGCTGGGCATATATACACAGGTGCGGGAGGTATAGGGGCATTAATACTTATATTGTGGATAATCGGAGTTATCTTTAATTTCACAGTTATAGGCGCGTTGATTGGCATACCTCTTACGTTTGCAATGTGGCTCTGGGGATTAATCGGATCAATCATAAGGTGTGATAAAATTAATAAGGGCGAGCTTTAGCTTTTCGCCGGTTAACCATCTTTACCGAAAGTAAAGCTAAAACCTTTGCTTTCCAAAATCTCAGAAAGGAGGAAACGGTGAGAGGAACTAAAATTTTAGTAGCAACCATTCTCGGTTTTATTGCCGGAATCGTCTGTTGGAGATTGGCCAGCTCAAGCGGGCCAATGCCAGCCAGTATGGCCTGGTCGATTATCCTTAGTCGGATGCTTATCGGTTTTGTCATCGGTATTTCAGCCTGGAGGATAAACTACCTAGCTCACGGAATTCTGATCGGTTTGATAGTCTCCATACCTATGGCTTTTGCGGCTGGCTCAGTTCCTGAAAAAGGAACCATGATTTTCTGGGGGACTCTGATTTTAGGCGGGGTGTATGGATTTTTCATCGCCCTGATCACAAATCTTATCGTCAAGGAGAAAAAAGAAGCACCTCAGGCTGTGGCTTAGTTTAGGGCCTGCTGAAATTTGAGATATTTTACAAATTAGTACTTCACAAATGGGGGGGAAAGAATACTATTTTTATTTTGTCAGCCTCAGCTGGCCGTTCTTCATATAAAAAAAGCCAAAAAAAACTTAAATTTTCATTTATTATTTTCCGATTTTATATCGTAGGTAAAAGAGATTAAACCTTTTTTATAAATGGGGGTCTAAATCTTTTAGAAGGACAATTCTAAAAGAGGTGAGGGTAAAAAGATTAAAACCTTTTAAAAAACTTTAACCTTGAAGGAGGGAAGAAATGAAAGAGATTAAAGAAAAACTGGTAATCAGTGGGATGATCTTAGTGTTGATCTTCTTCTTTTTCTCAGGCTGCAAAAAATCCACCAGCCCTACTACGAGCTTGGATCAGGAAGCTATCTACAGCCTGATAGGTTCAGACTCATACTCATTTCCTCAGGAGGTAATCAGCCCGGATTCTACAGGATTTCCCAAAATAGTATCAGTTGATACCATCAAATTCTGGTGGAGAAAAATTAATCGCGTGACCAGGGACATAAATGTAACTGTCCATCAGGCAGATCAAACTCATCTTTATCCCTATGCTTATGTAACTGTGACTGATACCCTTTATGGACGCCTTTTCGTTTTAGCAAAAGATAGTTCAGAGAGTATGTCTAAGCCTTTAACCGATGAGGCGGTAAAGCATGCTTATTTCGAGAAAAGGGAAGGAAATGAAACTCATCATCGAGGCTGGAGATTGGTAGGGATCTCAGGTCTTTTAGTTCATTCATTTCCAGCAAATACGCGGGTAATAGATTCAGTGGAAGTTATCTCTCCAGGAAAAAACCTGACTCTAACTGAATCGAATATAACTGATACCACTTCAAAAGGGAATATCTTAACCTTCAATGCCGGTGATTCCGTAACTCTGACAGTTTTCACCAGAGATTCTACCGATTTAGTCTTTTTACACTCACTTCCCTGTCATTATTACAACTGCAAACCTCACCGACGCTCTTTTCACAACAACGGAGACGGATCTTTTACTGGTACCTGGATAGTCGGTAGTGGTATGATGGATTCGGTCAATGTTGCTTTAAGACATGCAGCAATTGATGTGATAAAGCATACAAGCCTGGATGGGAGCGACTCTGATCCTTATGATTCCAGGATCTGGGGAGTTCTTTACAGAGTTGCGCCTTAGTATCTGGATTGAGTAGCTCTACAGAGCTGCTTTTTTTAGAGGAATGATAGACCAATGCCCGATTCGCTCTGGCGAGGGATCGGGCATCTTATTTTCTGCAAGAATCTCAATTGACCAAGTTACTTGAGGACAAATCACCCACTGTCAGAGAAAGAATGGAGGTCTGAAGACCTCCGCTACGTTATTTAACTTGTTACATTTGTATGAACATAGATACTCCCTTATTCTATCTTTCCCCAAAGTTAATTTTTGAGAAAACTGATGAAACAAATCTGCTTGACTAAGGGTAAAATAGTAATATATTAGCCTTCGTATAAAATTTAGAATTTGAGTCAAAATTTCACAAACGGAGGAAGTTAGATGTATGCAGTAATGGAAACCGGTGGCCTGCAGTTTAAAGTCCAGGAAGGGGATAAGCTGAAAATTCCGAAAATAGCAGCAGAACAGGGGAAAGAGATCGTATTCGATAAGGTGCTTTTGATCTCCAGAGATGAAAAAGAGCCCCTGGTGGGGAAACCCTATCTGGAGGGTGCTAAAATTGAGGCACAGGTTTTGTCAACCGGTAAAGGAGAGAAGATCCTGGTTTACAAATTCAAAAGGAGAGTGAAGTACAGAAGAAAAAAAGGGCACCGGCAGGACTATACCCAGATAATGATCAGTAAGATAAACGCACCTAAAAAGTCAAAAGCTTAAAAAATAATATGATACCCAAAAAATCTATTCTGCTCCTTCTTCTAATCCTTTTAGTCTACTCTTTTTCCTATTCCCAGGTTTTAACTATTTCCCGGGTAGAGGTGGTGGGGAATAAATCTGCTGATAAATCTCTGGTTCTCTTAGCTTCTGGATTTACCCCGGGCTCTAATCTTGATCTGACCAGCATCCAGAGGGCTATCAAAAGAATTTACGGCTTAGGGCTTTTTTCAGATGTAGCTATTACCGCTACACAAACTGAAGGGGGTGTGGTCCTCACAATCAGGCTCAAAGAATATCCCAGACTTGCCCGGCTGGAGATAGAAGGGAACAAGAAATTCAAGAATCAGGAGATAGAAGAGAAACTGGGTCTTAAAGCCGGGATGCAGATAAGCCCTCAGCAGGTTAAGGACGGCATCAATGTCATTCAGGGCTTATACAGGAGTAAAGGTTATGCGGCAACCAGTGTACAGTCTGAGCTGAAGCCTGGTCCAAAGGAAGAAGAAGTGGTTTTGGACTACAAGATCGATGAGGGCCAGAAAGTCAAGATTAAAAAAATCTACGTCCAGGGAAACAGGGCTTTCAGCGAGGGGAAGGTCAGAAAACAGATGAAGACCAAGCAGGCCAGCTTACTCAGGAGCGGTGAGTTTAATTCTGAAAAATACCAGGAGGATAAGGAGCGGATCACGGATTTCTACAGGAAAAATGGGCACCTGGATGCGGAGGTACTGTCGGATTCGATCTGGTTTGATCCCACAGGCAAGGATATGTTCATCCGGCTTGTGCTCTCTGAAGGAGAAAAGTATAAATTCGGAGAGGTGAGTTTCCACGGGAATACCATATTTCCAGAAGAAAAACTCCGGAAGGTAGTCAAGTTCAAGCCAGGGGAGTTTTATGGTCAGAAAAAATATGAAGAGACCTTAACCGAGCTTAACAATCTTTATCAAGAAGAAGGTTATATCTACGTCCAGATCCTGGATAATACCTCTACCCACGGGAATGCGGTAAATATTGATTACCAGATAACTGAAGGTGTTCCAGCTAACATCCATTTCGTGAGAATCGAAGGGAATATCAAAACCAAGGAGAAAGTCGTCCGGAGGGAATTATCAGTAATTCCGGGTCAGAGGTTTCATCGTTCGATACTTTTGAGGAGCCTGAGGGATGTGATGTATCTGAACTATTTCTCCAACGTGACTCCGGATATCGAGGTATTACCGAATGGCGACATAGATCTTATACTCAAAATCGAGGAAAAACAGACCGGCACAATTAATTTTGGAGCAGGGTACAGCGCGATCGACAAGTTAGTGGGTTCCATAGGCCTGGGGATACCCAATTTTATGGGTAATGGGCAGAATGCGCAGCTTAACTGGGAATTCGGCAAGACGACAAATTCCCTTCAGCTTAGTTTCACTGAGCCGTGGTTCAAGGATACCCCTACTTCTGTGGGAATAGACATTTATCGGGTCAACCGCAGATGGTACTCGGACTTTACAGAAGGTAGAACCGGGGGTGGACTTAGGATAGGCAGGAGGCTGAGTTGGCCAGATAACTATTCGAGGCTCTACGTCAGATACAGACTGGAAAGCGTACGCTATTTTGATTTCTCTGAGACTTATCTGACAAATTACAAAGATAGCCCCTACGGACTCCAGTACATAAAATGGCCACAAATGACATCAAGTGTGAATTTCACTTTCTTGAGGGATTCCAGGGACCTGCCTCAGTTTGCCACTTCCGGTTCGGTTCTGACTTATGATGTTGAATTAGCCGGCGGGCTTTTAGGTGGAAACTGGTCCTACCATAAACATATATTCGAGTTCTCCAAATATGTAAAAACTTTCTGGAAATTCGTCCTGATGGCAAAAGTTCGGGCTGGCTTAATCGATGGATACGAACGCAACTCAAATGTTCCCTATAGCGAGAGATTTGCCCCTGGTGGCACTGACCCGGATGGAATGGTGAGAGGTTATCCGGATGGCTGGATAGGTCCCAGAGATGCTTCTGGCAATCTCATCCGCGGGAGGAGCATGCTGGTTTATAATCTGGAGTATCAGTTTCCCCTGGTGGAGCAGCAGATTTATGCTCTGCTTTTTGCGGATGCCGGAAACGCCTGGATGAGCGGCAGACGATTTTCTCCAGTTTCCTTCAGGCGGCTTTACAAATCAGCCGGTTTTGGTTTCAGGATGGTCGTGCCCAGCTTGGGGATGATAGGATTTGATTTCGGTTATGGATTCGACTATCCTGGAAAAGATAAGTGGAGACCTCACTTCCAGTTCGGCAGACCCTTCTAAGATTCGGAGGAAAAAATGTTTAGAATAAATTCAAAAATCCTGACAGTTTTTTTATCCGGGATCAGTTTTCTAATTCTTTTTAGTACCCAGCTTCTGGCTCAGGAGGGGAAGATCGGATATATTGATTCTATGAAGCTCCGGACCAGTTATAAAGAGTTCGCTGACGTTCAGGTAAAATTTGATCAGGAAGTGGCTAAATGGCAGCTCCAGGCAGATAGTCTCAAGAAAGGAGTGGATAGCCTGCAGGCTGACTTCGACAAGCAGAGCCTGCTTCTGAGCGAGGAGAAGAAAAAGGAGAAAGAACAATTTATCGAGCAAAAAAAGAACGAATATACAACCTTTATCAATCAGACCTTCGGTCCAGGCGGGAAGATGGAGAAGCTAAATACTGATCTAACTAAACCGATTTTGGATAAGATCAATGCCGCCTTAGAAAAGATAGCCCTGGAGAATAATTACATAATGATCTTCGATGCAGTCAACGGTAACGTTGCCTGGGCCAAAAAGGGTCTGGACCTGACGGATATGGTTCTGGATGCATTGAGCAAGATGCAATAGATTTTCGTTTAAAAAGTTCGGATATGGAGAAAACCTTAGGGGAAATAGCTTCTCTGGTCTCAGGAGAACTCATAGGAGATGGCTCGGTTAAGATTCGGGGGGTAGCCGGGATAGAAGAGGCTAAAACTGGTGACCTGACTTTCCTGGTTAATCCTGTGTACAGAGCCTACCTGGAGAAGACCGGTGCCTCTGCTGTGATAGTAGGAAAGGAAATTGAAAGACTGAAAATCCCCCTTATCCGGCATAACAATCCCTACTATGCTTTTTGCAAAGCGTTAGAAATTTTCACAATAAAACAAGTTTTTCCAGAGGGGGTTCATAAAAGCGCCATTCTGGGAAAAGATGTCAGGATTGGAAAAGGTGTCCATATCGGGCCTTATGTGGTAATTGGCGACAGGGTTCAAATCGAAGACCGGGTAACGATTTTAGCTGGAAGCTTTATAGCTGACGATTCTGTTTTAGGGGAGGAAAGCTTTCTCTATCCCAGGGTGACTATCCGGGAAGAAAGCCTGATCGGGAAAAGGATTATCCTCCACCCCGGAGTAGTTATTGGAAGTGATGGATTCGGGTATGCTAAAGAAGGTGGAGTCTATCATAAGATACCTCAGGTCGGCAGGGTAGTCTTAGAAGATGATGTAGAGATAGGGGCGAATACCACCATCGATAGGGCTACTTTAGGAGAGACCAGGATAGGGAAAGGTACCAAAATCGACAACCTGGTTCAGATAGGTCATAACGTTTCCATTGGAGAGAATACCGTTATAGCCGCACAGGTAGGTATCTCCGGGAGTACCAAGGTGGGGAAAAATGTAGTCATGGGAGGTCAGGTTGGATTAGGAGGGCATATAAAGATAGGGGACAATGTGATGTTTGGTGCCCAGGCAGGAGCGACCAAGTCTATTCCTTCTAATACCATAGTCTCAGGTTATCCAGCCAGAGAGCATACAAAGGCCAAGAAAATCGAAGCCTGCATCACCCTTTTGCCTCTCTATGTCAAAAAGATTAGAGAATTGGAGAGGAGAATCAAAGACATTGAAAAAAGGTTATGACCGAGCTGACTGATAAAAATTTTGACTCTGAGGTTATGAAATCAAAAGATCTCTATCTGGTCGATTTCTGGGCAGAGTGGTGTGGACCGTGCAAGGGGATGTTCTCGATCTTAGAAAAAGTATCAACTGAATATAAAGGTAAATTAAAAGTGGGGAAATTGGACGTGGGCAAATTTCCTGAGATAGGCGCAAGGTTTAATATCTTGAGCATGCCGAATTTACTTTTTTTCAGACAGGGAAAGGTTTTAGAGCAGATAATTGGAATGGAAAAGGAGCAGAAGTTATTTGAAAGGATCAAAGAGATTCTATCCGAAATCGGATCCAAGTGACAACTAAATCTAAAAGCGTGAGGAGAGAAGATGAGCGAGCCTGTTGAACTCACAGATGACAATTTCGAACAGGAGGTTTTGAAATCGGATTTGCCGGTTTTAGTGGATTTCTGGGCTACCTGGTGTGGTCCCTGCAGGATGGTTGGTCCAATCGTGGATGAACTGGCAAAGGAATATGCAGGTAAGCTAAAAGTGGGGAAACTGAATGTGGATAACAACGGAAAGACCTCGATCAAATACGGGATAATGAGCATCCCCAGCCTGCTTTTCTTCAAAAAAGGTCAGGTGGTGGATCAAATGGTCGGTGCTGCTCCTAAGGGCAGCTTTGTAGAGAAATTGGACAAGATTTTAATAGATTGACTAAAGTCGTTTTGGCGGGGTTAAAGAAAAAAGACAAAATCAAGAAAGAGGAAAAATCCTCAGACCAAAAAAATTCTTTTGTTGAAATACTAAAAGAGGAACAGGAATGTCCCAATTGTCACTTTGCCAGACTTAAAAGGGTAGACGGCGACATATTCTGTCCAGTATGTGGGTACAGGCATAAAAGGTGCGGCTGATAAGACAATTTAAAGAGAAGTTCTCTCTTTTTCAATCGAATCTGATTGGTAGGTCAGACATTCTTGTCTGACATCGTATGATGGAGAAGGTAGTCGCCCATCTGGGCGTATCAGCATTAGAGCGTTGTAACGCAGACATAAAGTCTGCGGCTAACCCTGTCCCTCCCCTAAAGGGAGGGACAGGGTTAGGTCATTGGCTATCTTTAAGATAAACGGTTAGATTAGATACAGATCTGATTGAACAGACAAGAATGTCTGTTCTACCGTCTAACCAAATAGATAATAGAGGTGTAATATGTGGGCTAAGATAAAATGGTTGGGTAAACGCAGGTTTGAAGGGGAAACTGAATCCGGGCATAGGGTCAAAATGGATATAGCCATCGAAAAAGGCGGGGAAAATACCGGACCTACTCCGATGGAGTTAGTGTTAACAGCTCTTGGTGCCTGCACCGGATTGGATGTGGTTCCGATTCTGGAAAAGAAAAGGGTCAAATTAGATGGCCTGGAGATAAAACTCGAAGCGGAAAGGGCGGATGAGCATCCCAGAGTTTTTAAAAAAATCAAAATCGAATATATTTTCCAGGGAAAAGACCTTAAAGATTCTGATCTGAAAAATGCAGTTGAGCTTTCTGCTGATAAATACTGCTCAGTAAGCTCAATGATAAGAAAAACAGCGGGACTGGATTATTCTTGGAAGGTTATATCCTGAACTTAGTTTCCTAAAGTAGCGGAAGGCTTTAGCCTTCCATCCATTTAATGGAAACCTGAAGGTTTCCGCTACAAAAAACATTTCGGTAGGTCAGACATTCCTGTCTGACCTGAATGAACAGACAAGAATGTCTGTTCTACTAACACCAAAGTTTTCAGAATATCTAAAAGGAAGGAATAAAATGAGCACGGTCAGAGATAGAGATCTTCGCCTGTGGCTTCTGGATCGCAGAGATAGACTTAAGACTGCGACAGGAAGATTCAAAGATAATGCACAAATCACCCATCTTTTAAAAGAGGTGGATTCAGCGCTTGAGCGTATAGATAACGGCTCTTATGGCCTGTGTGAGGTCTGTCATGAGCCGATTGAAGAAGAAGCGCTGATCACAGACCCTCTGATCCGGGTATGCCTTGACCACCTCACGCCTGCACAACAGCAGTCGTTGGAGCAGGATTTAAGCCAGGCTGCGAAAATCCAGGCGAAACTGCTGCCTAACAAAAATGTGAGCATCCCAGGCTGGGAT
The Candidatus Zixiibacteriota bacterium genome window above contains:
- the lpxD gene encoding UDP-3-O-(3-hydroxymyristoyl)glucosamine N-acyltransferase codes for the protein MEKTLGEIASLVSGELIGDGSVKIRGVAGIEEAKTGDLTFLVNPVYRAYLEKTGASAVIVGKEIERLKIPLIRHNNPYYAFCKALEIFTIKQVFPEGVHKSAILGKDVRIGKGVHIGPYVVIGDRVQIEDRVTILAGSFIADDSVLGEESFLYPRVTIREESLIGKRIILHPGVVIGSDGFGYAKEGGVYHKIPQVGRVVLEDDVEIGANTTIDRATLGETRIGKGTKIDNLVQIGHNVSIGENTVIAAQVGISGSTKVGKNVVMGGQVGLGGHIKIGDNVMFGAQAGATKSIPSNTIVSGYPAREHTKAKKIEACITLLPLYVKKIRELERRIKDIEKRL
- the bamA gene encoding outer membrane protein assembly factor BamA codes for the protein MIPKKSILLLLLILLVYSFSYSQVLTISRVEVVGNKSADKSLVLLASGFTPGSNLDLTSIQRAIKRIYGLGLFSDVAITATQTEGGVVLTIRLKEYPRLARLEIEGNKKFKNQEIEEKLGLKAGMQISPQQVKDGINVIQGLYRSKGYAATSVQSELKPGPKEEEVVLDYKIDEGQKVKIKKIYVQGNRAFSEGKVRKQMKTKQASLLRSGEFNSEKYQEDKERITDFYRKNGHLDAEVLSDSIWFDPTGKDMFIRLVLSEGEKYKFGEVSFHGNTIFPEEKLRKVVKFKPGEFYGQKKYEETLTELNNLYQEEGYIYVQILDNTSTHGNAVNIDYQITEGVPANIHFVRIEGNIKTKEKVVRRELSVIPGQRFHRSILLRSLRDVMYLNYFSNVTPDIEVLPNGDIDLILKIEEKQTGTINFGAGYSAIDKLVGSIGLGIPNFMGNGQNAQLNWEFGKTTNSLQLSFTEPWFKDTPTSVGIDIYRVNRRWYSDFTEGRTGGGLRIGRRLSWPDNYSRLYVRYRLESVRYFDFSETYLTNYKDSPYGLQYIKWPQMTSSVNFTFLRDSRDLPQFATSGSVLTYDVELAGGLLGGNWSYHKHIFEFSKYVKTFWKFVLMAKVRAGLIDGYERNSNVPYSERFAPGGTDPDGMVRGYPDGWIGPRDASGNLIRGRSMLVYNLEYQFPLVEQQIYALLFADAGNAWMSGRRFSPVSFRRLYKSAGFGFRMVVPSLGMIGFDFGYGFDYPGKDKWRPHFQFGRPF
- a CDS encoding OmpH family outer membrane protein, which produces MFRINSKILTVFLSGISFLILFSTQLLAQEGKIGYIDSMKLRTSYKEFADVQVKFDQEVAKWQLQADSLKKGVDSLQADFDKQSLLLSEEKKKEKEQFIEQKKNEYTTFINQTFGPGGKMEKLNTDLTKPILDKINAALEKIALENNYIMIFDAVNGNVAWAKKGLDLTDMVLDALSKMQ
- the trxA gene encoding thioredoxin; the protein is MSEPVELTDDNFEQEVLKSDLPVLVDFWATWCGPCRMVGPIVDELAKEYAGKLKVGKLNVDNNGKTSIKYGIMSIPSLLFFKKGQVVDQMVGAAPKGSFVEKLDKILID
- the trxA gene encoding thioredoxin, yielding MTELTDKNFDSEVMKSKDLYLVDFWAEWCGPCKGMFSILEKVSTEYKGKLKVGKLDVGKFPEIGARFNILSMPNLLFFRQGKVLEQIIGMEKEQKLFERIKEILSEIGSK
- the rplU gene encoding 50S ribosomal protein L21 — encoded protein: MYAVMETGGLQFKVQEGDKLKIPKIAAEQGKEIVFDKVLLISRDEKEPLVGKPYLEGAKIEAQVLSTGKGEKILVYKFKRRVKYRRKKGHRQDYTQIMISKINAPKKSKA
- a CDS encoding OsmC family protein, which translates into the protein MWAKIKWLGKRRFEGETESGHRVKMDIAIEKGGENTGPTPMELVLTALGACTGLDVVPILEKKRVKLDGLEIKLEAERADEHPRVFKKIKIEYIFQGKDLKDSDLKNAVELSADKYCSVSSMIRKTAGLDYSWKVIS